Proteins encoded in a region of the Methanocalculus natronophilus genome:
- a CDS encoding DUF5696 domain-containing protein: MEGRMVIENGIVQVTYSNDVYIIINYTSQNKTIDSVEIEPFNYYVGGLE; this comes from the coding sequence ATCGAAGGTCGCATGGTTATAGAAAATGGAATTGTACAAGTGACTTATAGCAATGATGTTTATATCATCATTAACTATACCTCACAAAACAAAACCATCGATTCAGTTGAAATCGAACCCTTTAATTACTATGTAGGAGGGCTCGAGTGA